In Clostridia bacterium, the DNA window TACAGTAATAAGTTCAGTCAGGGAAGTTCTTGGAGCTGGTACATTCTTCGGAATGCAGTTATTCGGAGCAAATTTTGAACCAGCATTGATAATGATACTGCCCCCAGGAGGCTTCATGGTATTTGGACTTTCAATTGCTGCATTTAACAAAATTATGAGCTTGAAAAAGAGCTAAGGAGGAGGATAAAGATGAGACTGGGATTAATAATAATTAGTGCAATATTTATAAATAACTTTGTCCTCTCCAGGTTCTTGGGTATTTGCCCGTTCTTGGGAGTGTCAAAGAAGGTAGAGACTGCAGTAGGAATGAGCTTGGCAGTTACTTTCGTTATGGGTCTTGCATCTGTAATATGCTGGATGGTTCAGTACTTTATTCTTATTCCTCTTGGGATAGGATATATGCAAACCATCGCCTTTATATTGGTTATTGCAGGACTTGTTCAGTTTGTTGAAATGGTTATTAAAAAGACAAGTCCTACACTATATCAGGCACTTGGTGTGTATCTGCCTCTTATTACTACCAACTGCGCAGTGCTAGGGGTTGCTATATTAAATATTCAGAGTAATTACAATCTTATCGAAACCCTTGTAAACGGAGTAGGCGGGGGTCTGAGCTTCACACTTGCAATAGTACTCTTTGCAGGAGTGAGAGAGAGACTTGAGTTTGCACCCACTCCAAAAGCCTTGGACGGATTCCCGATAGCAATGTTGGCAGCCAGCCTGTTTTCCATTGCTTTCCTTGGATTCAGCGGCTTATTTAGTGGATTGCTGTAGTTATTATAGAAAGTAGAGGTGACTACCTTGATTAATAATATAATCTGGCCTGTCATAGTCTTGGGGGGAATCGCAGTTTTCTTCGGTATTGTACTTGCGTATGCATCAAAGAAATTTGCTGTTGAAGTTGACCCTAGGGTTACAGAAGTCAGAGAAGTTTTACCTGGTGCTAACTGCGGCGGATGCGGCTATGCTGGCTGCGATGCTCTAGCAGAGGCCATCGCAAGAGGCGATGCAGCAATTACAACTTGTCCTGTAGGAGGAGCTGAGCTTGCGGCAAAACTTTCTGTGATTATGGGTGTAGAAGCAGGCAGCATGGAACGCGAAGTAGCAAGAGTAATTTGCTGCGGAGATAAGAATAATGCTAAAGAAAAATATGAATATCAGGGCATAGAGGACTGCAAGGCAGCCGAAATGCTCGCAGGTGGATCCAAGAGCTGCCGTTACGGCTGTACTGGACTTGGCACCTGTGTTAGAGAATGTCCATTTGATGCTATTCACGTAGTCAATGGCGCTGCTGTTGTAGATGAAGAAAAATGTACTGCCTGCAAAAAGTGCATAGCAGTATGTCCTAAGGGAATAATCGAACTGGTTCCAGTATCAAATAAGGTAAGAGTGCTTTGCAAGAATCTGGATAAAGGCAAATCTACAATGGATGTTTGCAAGATCGGTTGTATAGCTTGCCAGAAATGCGTAAAAGCATGCAAATTTGATGCAATCAAGGTTGAGAACAATGTAGCGAAGATAGACTACAGCAAATGCGTCAACTGTATGATGTGCGCGGAAGTGTGTCCTACAAAGACCATATACGCAAATTTTGCAGATAGAAAGAAAGCTTTCATTAGTGATGATAAGTGCATAGGCTGCGCAATTTGTAAAAAGCATTGCAACTTCGAAGCAATTGAAGGCGAGCTTAAAAGCAAGCATAAGGTACTGGACGACAAATGTGTCGGCTGCAGTCAATGCTCAGTTAAGTGCCCTAAAGATGCTATTGAAATGAAATAGAATAATATGGTAAACAAGGGTTAACGTAAAGTCGTTAACCCTTGTTTTGTCTATATATTATATAAATTGTCGATTTTTGGATGTTAAATGGGTTCCAAATAAGTTGAAGTCTAGTATTTAAAATGTTAAACTTAAACTTGAGGCATTGTATGAATTACTGGATTCTCACCAATAAAAAACAGATATCGACATTTTACACCTCACAGTTTACAATACATAAGAAATGCTAATAATAAAGGAGTTGAACTTGTTGAGAAGAGAGAGCAGTAGAAGTGGTTTGGTGATGCTTTTAATGGTGATATGCGGTCTAGTTGTAGGAGGCTTCTTAGGTGAGCTGCTGGGCAAGTATCTTCCAATACTGAAGTATGGATATAACTTGGGTATTTCCACACATGAGTGGAATTTTCATGTG includes these proteins:
- the rsxA gene encoding electron transport complex subunit RsxA, with product MRLGLIIISAIFINNFVLSRFLGICPFLGVSKKVETAVGMSLAVTFVMGLASVICWMVQYFILIPLGIGYMQTIAFILVIAGLVQFVEMVIKKTSPTLYQALGVYLPLITTNCAVLGVAILNIQSNYNLIETLVNGVGGGLSFTLAIVLFAGVRERLEFAPTPKALDGFPIAMLAASLFSIAFLGFSGLFSGLL
- a CDS encoding DUF4321 domain-containing protein, encoding MLRRESSRSGLVMLLMVICGLVVGGFLGELLGKYLPILKYGYNLGISTHEWNFHVLRLTLGLNFDINMFSILGIVLAIFLYKKL
- a CDS encoding Fe-S cluster domain-containing protein, with product MNNIIWPVIVLGGIAVFFGIVLAYASKKFAVEVDPRVTEVREVLPGANCGGCGYAGCDALAEAIARGDAAITTCPVGGAELAAKLSVIMGVEAGSMEREVARVICCGDKNNAKEKYEYQGIEDCKAAEMLAGGSKSCRYGCTGLGTCVRECPFDAIHVVNGAAVVDEEKCTACKKCIAVCPKGIIELVPVSNKVRVLCKNLDKGKSTMDVCKIGCIACQKCVKACKFDAIKVENNVAKIDYSKCVNCMMCAEVCPTKTIYANFADRKKAFISDDKCIGCAICKKHCNFEAIEGELKSKHKVLDDKCVGCSQCSVKCPKDAIEMK